The following DNA comes from Camelina sativa cultivar DH55 chromosome 14, Cs, whole genome shotgun sequence.
GCAAGAGTCTGCATATTGCCTCTTCTGtagtagtaaagaaagaaaagcttgCTTTTGTCGTCTATTTTGTCACATGATAGATTAAAGAGTAATATGACCATTTTCTATAGAAGTCGCCTGGTGAAAACTATATAGCTTTGGTGTTTCCTAATGTCTGACTTGTTTTATAGCTAGAtgatttatgtatatttttggcAGTGACTTGTTTTATGACTCAATTGCTTCTGCATTCATTATCTGCTGCTAGTATTGTGTGTTTCTCCACCTTTGTAGGATCCAATGGGTTGATCTCTTAGATCTAATTTAGTGTTTGCTTTTATCATTTGCCtctcttttgggttttgaacaATGTCGTTTATGCTGACATccattgttatttatttttccagCAGCTTGTAGAATCTCCTCACCAAGGAGAGTCCTTGTTACTGATTTAACAAGGAGGCGTGGTCAGAGTAGTCACGATGTGGTTATTAAGAATGAGGGAAGTAATGGATGTGCTTCTACAAGTCCACCAGTTTCAGAACCTGTCATCTCAAATTTGAACGGGGTTGAGACTAGCACTTCTAAGTGGCAGCTAAAAGGAAAGAGGAACTCGAGGCAGATGAGTAAGAAACAAGAAGCGAGAAGAACTGTTTACGGAGAAGAAGCTAATAAAAATAGTTCTATGCCTCATTCTGGGCTGTACGAGGTGAACATTGAGGTAAAAGAAAACTACAAGAAACCCCGTAATGTTCCGCTGGTGTCTCGTATGAGTGAATTGAATGGTAAAGCTATTGTTGGGCATCCTTTAACTGTTGAAATCTTGAAAGAAGGCTACTGCAACGGTGCGGTATTGTCACAAGTTGTTGTGAAGACgaagccattgtctaaaaagaATGGCAAGAAGAGACGTGGTTCTTCATGGAATACAAAGAAGAAATCGTCTTCCCAATCGATAAAGACAAGGCGGCTCTCTACTCTAACGAGCCAGAGGTTGACGGAAAAAATCAAGAAGCAGGCGACCGGGAAGGCAAAGGAAACAGTTGTAGCTTGTATACCGCTGAAAGTAGTTTTTAGTAGGATAAACGAAGTGCTGAAAGGCTCAGCAAGACAAACGCAACACCGAGCATTGCCATCTGCAGCCAAAAcgtgaaaagagagaagagagtctTTTGCCTGGCTTTTTTACATTCCTTTGTTTTCCTGTCATCGAATCTGCCTGAGTTTTGATGCATTAGCTGAGATGAAAATAGGCCTGCTTTAGGAGAAGCTTGATGGGTTTTGCTGTTTTGGGTTTAAAGAGAGACTTTTGTAGCCACTTTTGTAGCCTTGCAGAGACAGATAAGCTGTGACTAGTGAGCAAATGTAAATATATCAGTAGTTAGTTAGTGGTTGAGATGTAAAACGGGCTTCAGATTAGGTGGAAGGGATGAGATTGCTGCTTAGAAAGAATTGCTTGTTTCAGGTAActcaaattgtttgttttttttctctttattttctttgtactCTTAGATTCTCTTGTCAAGAAAAGAagattgtctttttcttttcttgctgtGTTTGTAATTCTGTTTCAGAAAATTCACCAGATCTTTGAACCCTTAAAAGACCTGACATAATCTTAATAAAATTGTCTGGTGACGACGTTCAGACTTTTCAATTCAGTCTTGGTAGTATATTTCAGTCTTGCTTGCTTATACAGTCAGTATTAGAGTATCTCTATATCAAAACCCAatccaattatttttttctttgttttcatgtGAATATACTGTTTTTCATCACCAATGTCAATGTCAAAACGAAATTAACAATATGGATGAATGAATAATATGCAACAATATATGGGTTTAGCAGTATAAtctttagttatatatatcttaactaAGAAACTAAAAGTATAATTTAGCATCCCACACGAGGCCGCATGGGAATAAAAGAGAGTAACCTATGTGTCTGCTTAGGCGTGGGTAAAGTACAAATCTAGTTCCCAGTGGTTCACGCTTGCACCAATCCCCAAACATGAGAAGTTGACGGCATGATATATGTGTTTGGAGGCTCTATGATATGCACAACAATATCGAGGATTGGGAGAGGTTTATGACTCTAAGTCACAAACTTGGGAGCCAAGTATTGCCCACAGCACTAGATTTCACTGTTCAAATGAGTGTGATTCCAGGTAAGTTGGTAGCGGGCGGCAAATTAAGTTTACGccattgatgatgatggctACAGTATTCGCTTGATGAGTGATTACTGCTTTGTAGAGATAGACAACATGGGGGGCCAAACACGTGTTTCCCAAGGGATGTTATTTTGGTATGATCCAGAGGGGATTATGGGGTGGACTAGGGTTAAGGGGCTTAAGGGATCACTTGAAGAACGGCTACCGAAATTGACTGAAGATACTAAGTTGTCAAATTCCTACGGAGGAAGAAATGAACTGACAGTTTGGTGGGAGACACCGGTGGTCTCTTACAGTAGATGTAGCAGTTGTAGTAAGGATCATAAAGCACAGATTCGGTGTGAAGAGATTTCTTTTGAGTGGCGCGGTTTAGGAGAGCTTTGGGGATTTGTTGAATGGTCTAAGATTGTGTCAACTTTGGGTAGATTGGGCTCTCCTTCCCATTTTCTTTTGCACTCTGTTATTGTGACTTACTGATCATTTTCCTTTAGTATTGAGATAgatattttaggattttaaaatgaatgattCTTGTTTCTTATACAAGATTTTTCTTTGAGTGTTCTCGATTTTGTACTGCTACAACTTGTCAACCTCCTCCTTGAATGAAGATAGGTAAAATGTAGTGTGGGTGGCCGCTGTTTGGGTCGAAAGGCTAAAGCATTGGTTGGTGCAACTAGGGTTGTGAGTACAcgtatctttttaattttccaaGTAGAGGAGGCCAATGCTCATGGGTGGGACAGAGCATTATAGAGCATGAGAAGGTATTTCATAAACTTGTTTTTCCTGCTGTATCAGGTTTTATATAGTGTAATATGGAGAGGTAATTGTCCAAAcccaatgaaaagaaaaagatttatataaaaatggtaaagtgcttaaatatttctttaataatcaaaacaacaaaggtATAGTATATAAATAAGAAGGGTACGTAAACCCTAAACTCAGAAAAGCAAGAGTCTCATAAAACAATGAGTGAGGagaaagaaaaaccctaaatcaaaaagagggagaaggaggaagaaagcgatgaagaagaaatcatcAGAGATACCTCCACCTGTTCCGACGACGTCGCTCTCTTCGTTGCCGTACGACCTCATTCTCAACTGTTTGGCTCGTGTGTCGAGATACCATCATCCATTTTTATCCATGGTCTCCAAGGATTTCAGATCTCTCATAGCTTCCCCTGATCTTGAGGCCACACGATCCCGCATGGGGATAACAGAGACTTACCTATGTGTCTGCTTACCCCAGTGTGTCTGCTCACGCTGGCGTCAGTGTGGTTTCCACGAACACGAAGACCGTTATTGCTGGTTAACACTTGCACCAATCCCCAAACAAGAGAAATTGGTACCCATCACTTCGTTTTCGTATCTCTATCCTAAATACTCAACTCTTCTCTCCATTGGTTCAGAGATTTACAAGACCGGTCTAACAGAACAAGGGCGTAGAGTCCCTGAGATGCGTGTACCTCGAGAAGATCCAGCCGTTGATGTAATTAACGGTAAGATATATGTGATTGGAGGCAATAAGTCCAGTAATATTAAAGATTGGGGAGAGGTTTATGACCCAAATTAAAGACTCATACTTGGGAGCCAGTATTGCCCACAACACTTGATCTCGCTAGTCAAATGAGTGTGGTTCCTGGTAAATTGGTAATGGGTGGCAAAGTTTACAGCATTGGTGATGGCTATAAGCTTAGCTTGATGGAGAATTTTTGCTTGGTAAAGGTAGACAACATGTTGTGCCAGACGTGGGTTGAGATTGGGAAGTTATTTTGGAATGATCCAAAGGAAAATTTGGGTGGGACTAGGGTTAAGGGACTTGACAAACTGCCGGAATTTAGCTATCTAAGACATCTTACGTGTTCCTCATCCGCAAATTCCgatcaaggaagaagaagagtgacaGTTTGGTGGGAGAAGGTGATGGTGTCTTGCGGTCGAAGTCGCTTTTGTCATAAGGAATGTAAGACAGATATTTGGTGTGCAGAGATTTCGTTTAAGAGACTCGATGGTCTAGGAGACCTTTGGGGATATGTTGAATGGTTTAAGATTGTGTTCACTTTACACACATGTCACGCTCCTTCCTATTTCCTTATGAATTCTGTTATTGTGACTTGTTGATCTAtggaattttgttttagttttgagaggATTTTAGAATTATCTTACAACATTTTGAGCATTATCTTAAGAGATACAAAACGTAGTGTGATTAGTCATTTAAAAGATGCATTAAAAACAGAACTAGAAGCACTCTTGGAATGATCATCTTTTAAATgactaaaattaaaagatgatCATTCCAAGAGTGTTtttagttctgttttttttttctaatatcaTTCCAAGAGTGcttctaattatgtttttctaacAACTGCTTTTAgttctaaaaacaaaaagttgtatatatatcatgcaaaaataatattagagaCAAGATCATACTAAACACATCTGCTTGACTGCTTGTAATCAATAACTTTTGCTTCTCAACAGAACGAAGAGGTCATAAATACAAGTGCTTTTCCCACCTATGTTGTTATAAAGTCTTGCTAATAGCTCCGCAACTGTTTCACCAGCTATGAGGAGGATTACATAAACGGAAACCTTGAAAAGCCACTTGTATTTTTGACCATATATATCCCTTCTGTTGAATCTTCCCTTCATGTAATCCTCATCATAGCTGGTGAAACAGTTGCTGAGCCGTTAGCAAAATTTTATTACAACAAAGGTGGGGAAAGCATTTGTATTTGCGACCTCTCTTGAATCTTCTAACCTCACTCACATAGAGATtagtctctctatctctctctactTCTCTTTTCACTCTTAGATTTGTCTAAGTGAAGAGCAAGAAGCTTAGACCGATAAACTTTAATCttctacatttttattaatcggATCCAATGAAGGATGCTTTTACAACATCTCACATACACATTACTTACTGTAGTTTCTCTCACTAACCACACACATGCTTTAGATCTTACTACTAGTTTAAGACTTAGTTTTACAAGCCACACTAATAACAACTCTTAACTATTCAACCTACTTCTTACTAGGGTCTAGGTACTTGCACACCACCATAATTCCCACGGCTGGGCCTCAACTGGATTCATCAAGCAACACACTTACTATTTGGTTTGGGCCCTTAACAACACAACAGGCTCAAGAACAACGAAAGCTTATTTTCTCTGGTTGACCTTTGTCCACGTTGActccgcttcttcttcttcacgtgAGCCAATCTTTCTTACgacacttttttcttcttccttgattGTGTCGCCTGCTTCATCTTGTTCTGCTCATTGAAGCTTTCTCTTGCTACAGGTTCAACTTCAACAGAACTTATTAGAGGATTATAACATTTTTGACTTTTGAGCATTATTTTAACTGTTTAAGAGTAACTAAAACGAATCGATGATTTAatgtgattatttttagagCTTTTAATCGAAAAGTCTTGCCTCCTAatgtaaatttatgttttcgttTCAATTCTATCGATTTATCTTGTTTTGATTAAGTTCAGGGACTATCTTTGTTGCTATTAGAAGAGAGTTTTCTTGTTTCATATATAAGCAAGCCGGTAGTCGTCGTCCCTTTCTTAATTGGCATAACGATCGATTAAAGGAAAGAAAGGGGCATAAACTGATtgataaacatataaaaacaaaaaaaatactgtagggttattttaattaaaagactTTTTAACTGAGCCCTCTGTTTTGTCTTggagtctcttcttcttcttcttcttcttcacggaACTTATCTGTTTTCTCGCCAGGTATGAGGGTCTGCTAGCTGCGTTACGTCATCCTTCGTTGATGCTAGAGGAGCTTGATGGTTCTAAGTCCTGACCATTTTCGCTCGTCAAACCGCTGCTACCAAATGTCTGGCTTTCAAGTGCCATTTTCTTGAATTTCTTCAAATCCTCTCTGTATTGTGTTGAGCAGTAATCCGAGCTCCCGTCTAAGCTGTAACCAGTGCTGTCTTCTGAAGCAACTCCTTCGGTTATGTCAGCTAGAGAAATGTTGCCTTCAAATGCTCGAACAATCTGCAATGACCCCAAGACTCACAAAGTCTTAGGTTTTTGTcctagatatatatttttgccgNNNNNNNNNNNNNNNNNNNNNNNNNNNNNNNNNNNNNNNNNNNNNNNNNNNNNNNNNNNNNNNNNNNNNNNNNNNNNNNNNNNNNNNNNNNNNNNNNNNNNNNNNNNNNNNNNNNNNNNNNNNNNNNNNNNNNNNNNNNNNNNNNNNNNNNNNNNNNNNNNNNNNNNNNNNNNNNNNNNNNNNNNNNNNNNNNNNNNNNNNNNNNNNNNNNNNNNNNNNNNNNNNNNNNNNNNNNNNNNNNNNNNNNNNNNNNNNNNNNNNNNNNNNNNNNNNN
Coding sequences within:
- the LOC104744062 gene encoding putative F-box/kelch-repeat protein At3g46050, giving the protein MHNNIEDWERFMTLSHKLGSQVLPTALDFTVQMSVIPEIDNMGGQTRVSQGMLFWYDPEGIMGWTRVKGLKGSLEERLPKLTEDTKLSNSYGGRNELTVWWETPVVSYSRCSSCSKDHKAQIRCEEISFEWRGLGELWGFVEWSKIVSTLGRLGSPSHFLLHSVIVTY